One window from the genome of Rubinisphaera margarita encodes:
- a CDS encoding beta strand repeat-containing protein, with the protein MRAMLQGSRRRRKGAAFDVANHLRSESLEPRTLLTAVDVFGDATNENFNVFVDGSDLVVERNSVEIDRVALATVTSLNMTGDAGNDSFTIDLTGGVANFTLNVDGEGDTDAISVTGDPGNGADLTAETLTLNSDLTGTVTGSSDTVQVNASASIQDGIEAAIAGGAVNIAAGNFVENVTLNKQVTLSGAGSGDTASDTVITAANGNQAVLELTAGGASAMDRLVVENLRVTGSLQQGLHFGTTTSFTTVQNVVADATTRGIEFQGSGTTTDLILDNVTLSNNTTGLRVSTASAVVGLTIQNSLITNNEFGANVYASSSYTDNENRFDDILITDTVISDNLKKGLYFEKLNNAVLSGLTVTNSGTDAGYAFNAGIDINVKYGNHQNIQILDSTFDNSGVFTTSAGGLDSSSSLAIKARNDSPSYSANPGAVNNILVSGNVFTNATTAIRVGEPGKTSTGADGLVITNNSLTDGSFVGVDNGTSTGVEARGNWWGTTNTTLINNLLTRGIVDFSTYLLSGTDTDPGTVGFQGDFSVVNVTKLGEQVGDGRIQGAVDLVDVGGQINVGDGTYVENVLIDKDLTLLSVNGRASTTIEGIPGVGRLGTVQITNNTTGVTIGDTGKGFTIIGIDNGTPGLENAAVYFQGPHSGATIRDNEIRANGEAGLLTEYGVLISNFVIDNNEFSGKTFEGAQPGGIGFGTQFSTPNVPRQLVTIGNGGGDAMSASATNITFTNNLISGTAGGISSVDGTSEQGNTLVTIDAANSTIDSNTFSGTTTRFGTSLRVRRPGTPITNNTFDSTGLGEFAGHIFVQNNDDTLDQIARESGNTFDRAAYVDGANGTIGHEVGTVTSNVIVFSSTAQFQGNVDIADASTIEGTPDINGTLSTSAAGAVVSPGTDEPGVMNADGLDLIAGSSLLVNIDGTAGPGVVGGHSQLEIAGPVDLGGATLDLDVEISAVTTGDSFIIINNTGMAAVTGTFAGLNEGDSFLHDGQTYIISYTGGDGNDVVVTVGNAAPVVNDQSFGIDEHAMVGTSVGTVVASDDDNADSLTYAITGGNTGGAFAINAMTGEITVATPGAVDFETNPVFNLTVEVTDDSGAMETDSATITITLNDVNEAPQVELTNTTTLISESANTSTRTHVADIVINDDGLGTNDLSLSGSDASLFEIDGNQLYLIAGASLDFETNPVLDVVVEVDDSSVGSTPDDTALLSVNIGDANEAASLSVTNVTSTIPKNVNNSTRLFVEDFTVTDVDAGPHMNNVTVSGPDAGLFEVIGNQVFLKANAGLNSRTNPILNVSLVLDDPGVGSGPESVIDISMIITDPTAAQLPELPTSFVGFVNENLWLAQRDEFGNYDTDLAAATAFPDDRILQSLQGDFNGDGREDIAFHLTNGEVYVGTSTPDGQFNFSLWGDIRTTGVKALQVGDFNADGLADISAVLQNGTRSRLWVYESTGSQFLPDEYGNYGGYSDIVTTLVGNFDGVNGDDLAIFNDSGIWWVAKSDAAGSNFRFGAAFEKWNPSRTITDIQVGNFNGDDKDDIFGVFNIPSQPNNRSFVVGVSEGNRFRSRVWRKATLSGSLNAVVVGDFNADNNDDFAMLTGQQQWTVGLSSPGSSQFALSSWGTTSYAGSIEDIGIGDSNGDGRADILFRDSLSRWQSAESTGSTFVTREIEQWGSSANWQHVKIGSFGAAPAATPPASQLASDFDTFGDSSVLDLLHNVN; encoded by the coding sequence ATGCGGGCAATGCTGCAGGGATCCCGTCGGCGGCGAAAAGGAGCCGCGTTTGATGTTGCGAACCACCTCCGCAGCGAATCGCTTGAGCCTCGGACTCTGCTGACGGCCGTCGATGTGTTTGGCGATGCGACCAACGAGAACTTCAACGTCTTCGTCGACGGATCAGATCTGGTCGTTGAACGAAACAGCGTCGAAATCGATCGCGTCGCTCTGGCCACCGTCACTTCCCTGAATATGACGGGTGACGCCGGAAATGACTCGTTCACGATCGATCTGACCGGGGGAGTCGCGAACTTTACGCTGAACGTTGACGGTGAAGGCGATACGGACGCCATCAGTGTGACAGGTGATCCGGGCAACGGTGCCGACCTCACCGCGGAAACGCTGACGCTCAATTCCGATCTCACCGGTACCGTGACCGGAAGCTCAGACACTGTTCAGGTCAACGCGTCCGCCAGTATTCAGGACGGAATCGAAGCGGCCATCGCCGGCGGAGCCGTCAATATTGCCGCTGGCAACTTCGTGGAAAACGTGACCCTCAACAAGCAGGTCACGCTGAGCGGAGCAGGGAGCGGAGACACCGCTTCCGATACCGTGATTACGGCTGCGAATGGGAATCAGGCCGTTCTTGAGCTCACAGCCGGCGGCGCTTCCGCCATGGATCGCCTGGTCGTCGAGAATCTCCGGGTGACCGGAAGCCTGCAGCAGGGGCTCCACTTCGGAACGACGACCTCGTTCACGACGGTTCAGAATGTCGTGGCCGACGCAACAACGCGAGGGATCGAGTTCCAGGGCAGCGGCACGACGACCGATCTGATTCTCGACAACGTCACGCTGTCGAACAACACCACCGGTCTTCGCGTGTCGACGGCATCGGCGGTGGTGGGGCTGACCATTCAGAACAGCTTGATCACGAACAATGAGTTCGGTGCGAACGTCTACGCTTCGTCCAGCTATACCGACAACGAGAATCGCTTCGATGATATCCTGATCACCGATACGGTGATCTCGGACAATCTCAAGAAGGGCCTGTACTTCGAGAAGCTCAACAATGCCGTGCTGTCCGGGCTGACGGTCACCAACAGTGGCACCGACGCCGGCTATGCGTTCAATGCTGGCATCGACATCAATGTGAAGTACGGGAATCACCAGAACATTCAGATTCTGGATTCGACCTTTGACAACAGCGGCGTCTTCACTACGTCCGCCGGCGGATTGGATTCGTCCAGTTCCCTGGCCATTAAAGCTCGGAATGATTCTCCGTCATACAGTGCCAACCCGGGAGCGGTGAACAACATTCTTGTTTCCGGCAACGTCTTTACGAATGCCACGACCGCCATTCGCGTTGGGGAGCCTGGGAAGACCAGCACCGGAGCCGATGGACTTGTCATTACGAACAACTCGCTGACCGATGGCAGCTTTGTCGGTGTCGACAATGGAACGTCGACAGGAGTTGAAGCACGTGGCAACTGGTGGGGAACCACAAACACCACACTGATCAACAACCTGCTGACTCGCGGAATTGTTGATTTCAGCACCTACCTGCTTAGTGGCACGGACACCGACCCGGGAACCGTCGGCTTCCAGGGAGATTTCTCTGTTGTCAACGTCACGAAACTGGGCGAACAGGTGGGTGACGGCCGCATTCAGGGCGCGGTCGACCTGGTTGACGTCGGCGGCCAGATCAATGTTGGCGATGGCACCTACGTCGAAAACGTGTTGATCGACAAGGACCTTACGCTGCTCTCCGTGAATGGCCGGGCCAGCACGACCATCGAAGGCATCCCCGGCGTCGGGCGTCTGGGAACGGTTCAGATCACCAACAATACGACCGGAGTGACGATCGGCGATACCGGCAAGGGCTTCACGATTATTGGAATCGACAATGGGACGCCCGGACTCGAGAACGCCGCGGTCTACTTCCAGGGACCGCATTCCGGAGCCACAATCCGGGATAATGAGATCCGTGCGAACGGCGAAGCCGGCCTGCTTACCGAATACGGGGTGCTGATCTCGAACTTCGTCATCGACAATAACGAGTTCTCCGGCAAAACGTTCGAGGGAGCGCAGCCGGGCGGAATCGGATTCGGGACACAGTTCAGCACACCAAACGTCCCACGACAGCTCGTGACGATCGGCAATGGAGGTGGCGACGCCATGTCGGCCAGTGCCACCAACATCACGTTCACCAATAACCTGATCAGCGGAACTGCTGGCGGAATCAGCTCTGTCGACGGCACCAGCGAGCAGGGAAATACGCTGGTGACAATCGACGCGGCGAATTCGACGATCGATTCCAATACGTTCTCCGGTACGACGACTCGTTTCGGCACCAGCCTTCGGGTGCGACGTCCCGGGACACCGATCACGAACAATACGTTCGATAGCACCGGGCTCGGAGAATTCGCGGGGCATATCTTTGTCCAGAACAACGACGACACGCTCGATCAGATCGCCCGTGAAAGCGGCAACACGTTCGACCGGGCGGCTTACGTCGATGGAGCGAATGGAACCATCGGTCACGAAGTGGGGACGGTCACCAGTAACGTGATTGTCTTCAGCAGCACCGCCCAGTTCCAGGGCAACGTTGACATTGCCGATGCCAGCACCATCGAAGGAACACCCGATATCAACGGGACCCTGAGTACAAGCGCCGCCGGTGCGGTTGTTTCGCCAGGAACCGATGAGCCGGGTGTCATGAACGCCGACGGACTGGATCTGATCGCCGGATCCTCGCTGCTTGTCAATATTGACGGCACAGCCGGCCCGGGCGTGGTGGGCGGCCACAGCCAGCTCGAAATCGCCGGTCCAGTCGATCTGGGCGGGGCGACGCTCGATCTCGACGTCGAGATTTCCGCTGTCACGACCGGCGACTCCTTCATCATCATCAACAACACGGGAATGGCCGCCGTCACGGGCACCTTTGCTGGTCTCAATGAAGGCGACAGCTTCCTGCACGACGGTCAGACCTACATCATCTCCTACACGGGCGGTGACGGGAATGATGTCGTCGTGACGGTTGGCAATGCCGCTCCGGTGGTGAACGATCAGTCGTTCGGAATCGACGAGCATGCCATGGTCGGTACGTCGGTCGGAACCGTTGTTGCTTCCGACGACGATAACGCCGATTCGCTGACTTACGCGATCACTGGTGGTAACACCGGCGGAGCGTTCGCCATCAATGCGATGACGGGCGAGATCACGGTCGCCACTCCAGGAGCAGTCGATTTCGAAACCAACCCGGTCTTCAACCTGACTGTTGAAGTGACCGACGACAGTGGAGCGATGGAGACTGATTCGGCGACGATCACGATCACCCTCAACGATGTCAATGAAGCTCCGCAGGTCGAGCTGACCAACACCACCACGCTGATCAGCGAATCTGCCAACACGTCGACTCGCACGCACGTGGCCGACATCGTCATCAATGACGATGGTCTTGGCACGAATGATCTGAGTCTTTCAGGCAGCGATGCTTCGCTGTTCGAGATCGATGGCAATCAGCTTTATCTGATCGCTGGAGCCTCACTCGATTTCGAGACGAATCCCGTTCTCGACGTGGTTGTCGAGGTCGATGACAGCTCGGTCGGATCGACACCCGACGACACGGCGCTTCTGAGCGTGAACATTGGCGATGCGAATGAGGCTGCCTCGCTGAGCGTTACCAATGTCACCTCGACGATTCCCAAGAATGTCAATAACTCGACGCGGCTCTTCGTGGAAGACTTCACTGTGACGGATGTGGACGCCGGTCCGCATATGAATAACGTCACTGTGTCGGGTCCGGACGCCGGCCTGTTCGAAGTCATTGGCAACCAGGTTTTCCTGAAGGCCAACGCGGGCTTGAACTCGCGGACCAATCCGATCCTGAATGTCTCTCTCGTGCTGGATGACCCGGGCGTCGGATCGGGACCGGAGTCGGTGATTGATATCTCGATGATCATCACCGATCCCACGGCTGCTCAACTACCTGAGCTCCCCACTTCGTTCGTCGGATTCGTCAATGAGAACCTCTGGCTGGCTCAGCGAGATGAATTCGGTAACTACGATACCGATCTGGCCGCCGCCACCGCGTTCCCGGACGACCGAATCCTGCAATCGCTGCAGGGAGACTTCAATGGCGACGGACGCGAGGACATCGCCTTCCATCTCACCAACGGTGAAGTCTACGTCGGTACCTCGACGCCGGATGGTCAGTTCAACTTCAGCCTCTGGGGCGACATTCGGACCACCGGAGTCAAGGCACTGCAGGTCGGCGATTTCAATGCGGACGGCCTGGCGGACATCTCGGCTGTTCTGCAGAACGGAACTCGCTCCCGTCTCTGGGTGTACGAGTCGACCGGAAGCCAGTTCCTGCCCGATGAATACGGTAACTACGGCGGATACTCCGACATCGTCACGACGCTCGTCGGTAACTTCGACGGTGTGAACGGTGACGACCTTGCCATCTTCAACGACAGTGGAATCTGGTGGGTCGCGAAGTCGGATGCAGCCGGGTCGAACTTCCGATTCGGAGCCGCATTCGAGAAATGGAACCCGTCGCGGACGATCACCGATATTCAGGTCGGCAACTTCAACGGCGATGACAAAGACGACATCTTTGGTGTCTTCAACATCCCGTCACAGCCGAATAATCGATCGTTCGTGGTCGGCGTCTCGGAAGGAAACCGGTTCCGTTCACGCGTCTGGCGAAAGGCTACGCTCTCGGGCTCGCTGAATGCTGTCGTGGTTGGGGACTTCAACGCCGACAACAATGATGACTTCGCGATGTTGACTGGTCAGCAGCAGTGGACCGTCGGTCTGTCCAGTCCGGGCAGTTCTCAGTTCGCTCTGTCGTCCTGGGGGACCACCAGCTACGCTGGTTCAATCGAAGACATCGGTATTGGCGACAGCAATGGCGATGGTCGTGCCGATATCCTGTTCCGCGACTCGTTGAGCCGGTGGCAGTCGGCTGAATCGACCGGTTCTACCTTCGTCACTCGCGAAATCGAGCAGTGGGGGTCTTCGGCCAACTGGCAGCACGTCAAGATTGGCAGCTTCGGTGCAGCCCCGGCTGCGACACCACCGGCTTCTCAGCTGGCGTCCGATTTCGATACGTTCGGAGACTCGTCTGTCCTCGATCTGCTGCACAATGTTAACTAA
- a CDS encoding alpha/beta fold hydrolase: MKAFATIVSALLILLSHWGLVDAADASRPNVIFILVDDQGYYDLGCYGATEVETPRIDAMAEQGTLFTDYYAAAPICSPSRAGLLTGCYPRRVGNAIWVHRADSPSGIHPDELTLAELFQQNGYATACIGKWHLGFREPFLPYNQGFDHYFGLLHNLDPVEVVYFEAEGGVPLIRNGDVVARPADPSELTRLYTDEAIRFIEVHHADPFFLYLPHTMLHLPLGVSEPFKGSSNWGEYGDAIQELDHNVGRLFDSLNEYGIEKNTIVVYASDNGRGPGRTPQQKIQGRKLSTYEGGMRVPAIAWGPGVGLQENVRSSELVHAMDWYPTLATLAGISVPETRVIDGRDMSPLLKGETKTVPPPGLKKSLNALVPLRRRWDPPGEWAPLINRYEYNSAFFYHGAQGALAAVRWRNWKLFLNPSLELYDLSKDPGETTPVRNGEVLRKLRGMAVLFQEEMRLDARPAGMVETRPEGRTTIPQATLENLNAELDVTYARYGDRTLEMDIYRPREAWGALPAVVCIHGGGWAKGDRTSHTKIAQALAARGFVAATISYRLSGETPFPAAIHDCKAAVRFLRAHAKKYGIDPEHIGAIGLSAGGHLTALLATSEGIEELEGNGGHDGYSSAIQAAVPMGAQSDLLSERTRIVSAVEERGTIWRQFLSGSQADNPESYRLASPLEHLDRNDPPCWFITGETDDPSTHAEQFRERMKELDIDHGLTVIPKAPHAFVGKQLWFDEMLDVAGRFFQEHLNEK; the protein is encoded by the coding sequence ATGAAAGCGTTCGCAACCATCGTCTCAGCCCTGTTGATTCTGCTGTCCCACTGGGGCCTGGTAGATGCCGCCGACGCATCTCGACCGAACGTAATTTTCATTCTGGTCGATGACCAGGGCTATTACGATCTCGGTTGCTACGGTGCGACCGAAGTCGAGACGCCCCGTATCGATGCGATGGCCGAACAGGGGACGCTGTTTACCGATTACTACGCGGCTGCACCGATTTGCAGTCCGTCGCGAGCAGGGCTGCTGACCGGGTGTTATCCCCGCCGCGTCGGTAACGCGATCTGGGTCCATCGAGCCGATTCGCCGTCGGGTATTCATCCCGACGAACTTACGCTCGCGGAGCTGTTCCAACAGAACGGCTACGCGACCGCGTGCATCGGCAAGTGGCACCTCGGGTTTCGCGAGCCGTTCCTGCCGTACAATCAAGGGTTCGATCACTACTTCGGATTGCTGCACAATCTGGACCCGGTCGAAGTCGTCTATTTCGAAGCAGAAGGCGGCGTGCCGCTGATCCGCAACGGAGACGTCGTCGCGCGCCCGGCCGATCCCTCGGAATTAACCAGACTCTATACCGACGAAGCGATCCGCTTTATTGAAGTCCACCACGCCGATCCCTTCTTCCTCTATCTACCGCATACGATGCTGCATCTTCCTTTGGGAGTGAGTGAACCGTTCAAGGGGAGCTCGAACTGGGGAGAGTACGGCGATGCGATCCAGGAATTGGATCATAACGTCGGTCGCCTTTTCGATTCTCTGAACGAGTACGGCATCGAGAAGAACACCATTGTCGTCTACGCTTCGGACAATGGTCGTGGCCCCGGACGGACGCCGCAGCAAAAGATTCAAGGACGAAAGCTTTCGACCTACGAAGGCGGAATGCGTGTTCCAGCGATTGCCTGGGGACCGGGCGTCGGGCTGCAGGAAAACGTGCGATCATCGGAACTGGTGCACGCCATGGACTGGTATCCGACGCTGGCGACACTCGCCGGCATCAGCGTTCCTGAAACGCGTGTGATTGACGGCCGTGATATGAGTCCGCTCCTTAAGGGGGAGACGAAAACCGTGCCGCCGCCTGGTCTGAAGAAATCGCTGAACGCCCTGGTGCCACTTCGACGCCGCTGGGATCCTCCCGGGGAATGGGCGCCGTTGATCAATCGTTACGAGTACAACAGTGCCTTCTTCTATCACGGCGCTCAAGGGGCACTCGCGGCTGTCCGCTGGCGGAACTGGAAGCTGTTTCTGAACCCCAGCCTCGAGTTGTACGACCTGTCGAAGGATCCGGGCGAGACGACACCGGTCCGCAACGGGGAGGTCCTCCGCAAACTTCGCGGCATGGCGGTCTTGTTCCAGGAAGAGATGCGGCTGGACGCCCGTCCGGCGGGAATGGTCGAAACCCGGCCGGAGGGACGTACGACAATTCCTCAAGCGACTCTGGAGAACCTGAACGCGGAACTCGATGTCACGTACGCCCGCTATGGTGATCGCACGCTGGAGATGGACATCTATCGTCCCCGCGAGGCATGGGGCGCGCTGCCCGCCGTTGTCTGTATCCACGGCGGCGGCTGGGCCAAAGGGGATCGAACCAGCCATACAAAGATCGCCCAGGCGCTGGCCGCCCGAGGTTTTGTCGCCGCGACCATTTCGTATCGACTTAGTGGAGAAACTCCGTTTCCGGCGGCGATTCATGATTGCAAGGCGGCTGTTCGTTTCCTGCGGGCCCACGCGAAGAAGTACGGAATCGATCCTGAGCACATCGGAGCTATCGGTCTTTCTGCTGGCGGTCATTTGACCGCGTTACTTGCAACCTCGGAAGGAATCGAGGAACTGGAAGGAAACGGAGGTCATGACGGGTACAGCAGTGCGATTCAGGCCGCCGTACCAATGGGGGCTCAGTCTGATCTGCTTTCGGAGCGGACGCGGATCGTCTCTGCCGTCGAGGAACGAGGGACCATCTGGCGCCAGTTTCTCAGCGGTTCCCAGGCGGACAATCCTGAATCGTATCGCCTCGCCTCCCCGCTCGAACATCTCGACCGCAACGATCCTCCGTGCTGGTTCATCACGGGCGAGACCGACGACCCGAGTACCCACGCCGAGCAGTTCCGCGAGCGAATGAAAGAGCTTGATATCGATCACGGACTGACCGTGATCCCCAAAGCTCCTCACGCGTTTGTCGGGAAGCAACTCTGGTTCGACGAGATGCTCGATGTCGCCGGGAGATTTTTCCAGGAACATCTGAACGAGAAATAG
- a CDS encoding MFS transporter, whose translation MTLVRWLVCATAAVGFAFDTYELLMLPLVLRPALQELIGASPGSPEFQMWLGRLFFIPAFAGGIFGLLGGWLTDRFGRRRVLAGSIFLYAGAAFVSGYSTSVEMLLFCRCLVFIGVCVEFVAAIAWLSELFDDPKLREAVIGYTQAFASVGGLLVALVNSWLASMATDGQLPSMPLLGTMASLFGEVGDPNAVWRYTLMSGLLPAIPLVIVRPFLPESPKWKERKQAGTLGRPSITELFTPALRRTTIVTTLLVGASFGLAFGGLQQIPQMVPNLPEVKAAAAELPPDKARAYQQKAAAEYTKVQEIGGLTGRIALATLAVMIISRRGLLAFFAIPALFVLPYLFYQMAGGNSTFYGEFLTLPLSSISFWVFLGGFFVVGQFSFWGNYLPRVFPLHLRGTGESMAANVGGRMLGTSFAWITTNLAATSLIPGQPGPEKMGYAAAIVTLALAVVLVILLWALKEPGTTDEG comes from the coding sequence ATGACGTTGGTGCGCTGGCTCGTCTGTGCGACGGCTGCGGTTGGGTTTGCGTTCGATACATACGAACTTCTGATGCTGCCGCTGGTCCTGAGACCCGCTTTGCAGGAACTGATCGGGGCGTCTCCGGGCAGTCCCGAGTTTCAGATGTGGCTCGGGCGGCTGTTCTTTATCCCGGCCTTTGCCGGCGGGATTTTTGGCCTGCTGGGAGGCTGGCTGACCGATCGCTTCGGGCGACGCCGTGTCCTTGCAGGCAGTATCTTCCTCTACGCTGGAGCCGCGTTCGTCTCTGGGTATTCAACGTCGGTCGAGATGCTGCTCTTCTGCCGCTGCCTCGTATTCATTGGCGTTTGCGTCGAGTTTGTCGCTGCGATCGCCTGGCTGTCCGAGTTGTTTGATGACCCCAAACTGAGAGAAGCGGTCATCGGCTATACACAGGCATTTGCATCGGTCGGTGGCCTTCTGGTCGCCCTGGTCAACAGCTGGCTGGCGTCGATGGCAACAGACGGGCAACTGCCCAGCATGCCCCTTCTGGGGACAATGGCGTCTCTCTTTGGAGAAGTCGGAGATCCGAACGCCGTCTGGCGATATACGTTGATGTCCGGCCTTCTCCCCGCCATTCCGCTGGTCATCGTTCGTCCCTTCCTTCCGGAATCGCCCAAGTGGAAAGAGAGAAAACAGGCCGGCACGCTGGGACGTCCTTCCATCACCGAGCTTTTCACCCCGGCACTTCGACGCACCACCATCGTGACCACGCTGCTCGTTGGCGCCAGTTTCGGGCTTGCCTTCGGGGGTCTGCAGCAGATTCCTCAGATGGTTCCCAATCTCCCGGAAGTCAAAGCGGCCGCCGCGGAACTCCCTCCCGACAAGGCGAGGGCGTATCAGCAGAAGGCAGCAGCCGAATACACGAAGGTTCAGGAAATTGGCGGCTTGACCGGACGCATTGCCCTGGCGACGCTCGCTGTCATGATTATCTCTCGACGGGGACTGCTGGCGTTCTTCGCCATCCCGGCCCTGTTCGTCCTTCCGTATCTGTTCTATCAGATGGCCGGTGGCAATTCGACGTTCTACGGCGAGTTCCTCACGCTGCCCCTGTCCTCGATCAGCTTCTGGGTCTTTCTCGGCGGTTTTTTCGTCGTCGGACAGTTCAGTTTCTGGGGAAACTATTTGCCCCGGGTTTTCCCGCTCCACCTCCGCGGAACCGGCGAAAGCATGGCAGCCAACGTTGGGGGACGCATGCTCGGCACGAGCTTCGCCTGGATCACCACGAATCTGGCCGCGACCAGCCTGATTCCCGGCCAACCCGGGCCCGAGAAGATGGGTTATGCCGCCGCGATCGTGACACTCGCCCTGGCCGTCGTGCTGGTCATCCTGCTCTGGGCACTCAAAGAACCTGGGACCACGGACGAGGGCTAG